In Trichoderma asperellum chromosome 1, complete sequence, a single window of DNA contains:
- a CDS encoding uncharacterized protein (EggNog:ENOG41), which produces MKHTFSSLAPLALIPSTSDVASLAPQLVLPGILETFECIALDVIAELLLGDPLAIAFCEAVGPLHRSFIKTRTTTIVRPTTVTVTTTRNRTHPTITSRTIMLVEPVVTTRTITKTQTARACPAPTLCVNQGIDFAHYRKTLGGGFANFHPEG; this is translated from the coding sequence ATGAAGCACACATTCTCTTCGCTGGCTCCTCTGGCCCTGATACCATCTACTTCAGATGTTGCTTCTCTAGCACCTCAACTGGTGCTGCCAGGAATCCTCGAAACATTTGAATGCATTGCTCTGGATGTCATTGCCGAGCTTCTCCTTGGAGACCCCTTGGCGATTGCTTTTTGCGAGGCCGTTGGGCCTCTTCATCGGAGCTTTATCAAGACCAGAACCACTACCATCGTGAGGCCAACTACGGTGACAGTAACGACCACCAGGAACAGGACCCATCCCACAATCACCAGCCGCACCATAATGTTAGTTGAGCCGGTCGTCACGACTAGAACAATCACCAAGACCCAGACAGCGAGAGCTTGCCCTGCACCAACTCTTTGCGTTAACCAAGGAATCGACTTTGCACACTACAGGAAGACTCTTGGCGGCGGTTTCGCAAACTTCCATCCTGAAGGGTAA
- a CDS encoding uncharacterized protein (EggNog:ENOG41) codes for MGKKKRGHPDVEEILSRPWCYYCERDFEDLKLLISHQKAKHFKCDRCGRRLNTAGGLSVHLNQVHKETLSQVENALPNRQGLEVEIFGMEGIPQEVLEQHRNRIIQNFYQAQEDRRIATGNPPPGQSKNPRKKIKIETAEELLKRFAEYRAQRKAVAANGGVMEGVVQTSTSFPQQGFNQPGFPGQQPHGQAPYNFSTDSLPARPSANLAGAPGLPQRPTQPGFWNGSAQAAASGDEIDQLIRMAEAGVKPQKKPEEGDEAGEGKSKKEKDKKGRMIYDDAEFSPEEKMAALSRYAYTPPVGA; via the exons ATGGGCAAAAAGAAGCGCGGCCATCCCGATGTCGAGGAAATCCTCTCCCGACCGTGGTGCTACTACT GCGAGCGTGATTTCGAAGATCTGAAGCTCCTCATCTCCCACCAAAAAGCCAAGCACTTCAAATGCGATCGATGTGGCCGGCGATTGAACACCGCGGGAG GTCTCTCCGTCCACTTGAACCAGGTTCATAAGGAGACGCTAAGTCAAGTCGAGAATGCACTGCCCAACAGGCAGGGGCTCGAGGTCGAAATTTTTGGTATGGAAGGTATTCCACAGGAGGTTCTGGAGCAGCACCGAAACCGAATCATTCAGAATTTCTACCAGGCACAGGAAGATCGCAGAATCGCGACCGGAAATCCGCCGCCGGGCCAATCTAAGAACCcaagaaagaagatcaagaTTGAGACGGCGGAAGAACTGCTCAAGAGATTTGCTGAGTACCGCGCTCAACGAAAAGCGGTGGCGGCGAACGGTGGCGTCATGGAGGGTGTTGTACAGACAAGCACTTCGTTCCCTCAGCAGGGGTTCAATCAACCCGGCTTTCCTGGACAGCAGCCGCACGGGCAGGCTCCCTACAACTTTTCGACAGACTCTCTTCCCGCGCGGCCTTCAGCAAATCTGGCCGGCGCACCAGGTTTGCCCCAGCGACCCACACAGCCCGGCTTCTGGAACGGCTCAGCCCAAGCTGCCGCTTCTGGCGATGAAATTGATCAGCTGATTCGCATGGCCGAAGCTGGCGTTAAGCCACAGAAGAAGCCGGAAGAGGGTGATGAGGCAGGCGAgggcaagagcaagaaggaaaaggacaagaagggcCGGATGATTTACGACGACGCAGAATTTAGTCccgaggagaagatggcggctCTATCACGCTACGCCTACACACCGCCAGTGGGAGCTTAG
- a CDS encoding uncharacterized protein (EggNog:ENOG41) gives MLSVPGRRAVRLPGHRTASLSSTTSSISLLRTSSLASPTSSSCLFAMANMTRKHHSRRSIHSSERRTSTVADIPGTLPPLPPQDVASNRAPLSVLPLSMILRSLATTVVSSSPILLPPSLRIMVALAHAKNPILNPDKNPLLRFFLKKSFYAQFCAGENAAEVRATISRLKDIGFTGVILGYAKEVVLESSDAKDMAKANLGEETARDIEKEINPWRDGTLETVRLAEPGDFVALKFTGAGSLALHQLKNRLPPSQHLGESIDAICELARDRGVRLLFDAEQDMLQDGIDDWTMKFARKYNDSPETATIYGTYQAYKKNCPAVVSRHLADAQREGFTLGVKLVRGAYLGSDPRQCFHDTKEDTDACYNSIAASILARQWSVTVQGEGEFPNAHIVLATHNVESVRRARAICDAGGAKSDIAFAQLQGMADEVSCELVEASQSAQKENANARPLPVYKYLVWGTTGECMKYLLRRAQENKDAVQRTRNGRDAMWGELVRRCKSVVGMA, from the exons ATGCTCTCCGTCCCAGGTCGACGGGCGGTTCGCCTGCCCGGCCACCGGACTGCTTccctctcctccaccacctcctccatctccctgCTCAGAACCTCATCGTTGGCATCACCGACATCATCCTCGTGTCTCTTCGCCATGGCAAACATGACAAGAAAGCACCACTCACGGCGCAGCATCCACTCGTCTGAGCGACGCACCTCCACCGTCGCAGATATCCCAGGAACTTTGCCTCCTCTGCCACCCCAGGACGTGGCCTCCAACCGCGCGCCGCTGTCAGTCCTGCCGCTCAGCATGATCCTCCGCTCGCTGGCAACAACCGTGGTCTCCTCGTCTCCCATCCTGCTGCCTCCCTCGCTGCGCATCATGGTGGCGCTCGCCCACGCCAAGAACCCCATCCTGAATCCTGACAAGAATCCCCTTCTGAGATTCTTCCTGAAAAAGTCATTCTACGCCCAGTTCTGCGCCGGCGAGAATGCGGCCGAGGTGCGGGCTACCATCAGTCGGCTAAAGGACATCGGCTTCACGGGCGTCATTCTGGGCTACGCCAAGGAGGTCGTCCTGGAAAGCAGCGATGCCAAAGacatggccaaggccaacTTGGGCGAGGAAACGGCCCGGGACATCGAAAAGGAGATTAACCCCTGGAGAGATGGAACTCTGGAGACGGTTCGTCTGGCTGAGCCGGGTGACTTTGTTGCTCTCAA ATTTACTGGCGCTGGTAGTCTTGCTCTCCACCAACTCAAGAACCGACTCCCGCCCTCTCAGCATCTGGGCGAATCCATTGACGCCATCTGCGAGCTCGCTCGTGACCGTGGCGTGCGCCTCCTTTTCGACGCTGAGCAGGACATGCTGCAGGATGGTATCGACGATTGGACCATGAAATTCGCCCGCAAGTACAACGATTCCCCAGAAACTGCCACCATCTACGGCACCTATCAGGCATACAAGAAGAACTGCCCCGCTGTGGTATCACGACATCTGGCCGACGCGCAAAGGGAGGGTTTCACTCTCGGCGTGAAGCTGGTGCGTGGTGCATACCTGGGCTCTGATCCCCGGCAGTGCTTCCATGACACCAAGGAGGATACGGATGCCTGCTACAACAGCATTGCGGCGAGCATCCTGGCCAGGCAATGGTCCGTCACCGTCCAGGGAGAAGGCGAATTCCCCAATGCGCACATCGTGCTGGCCACCCACAACGTCGAGTCCGTGCGACGAGCCAGAGCAATCTGCGATGCCGGCGGCGCCAAGTCCGACATTGCCTTTGCCCAGCTTCAGGGCATGGCTGACGAGGTGAGCTGCGAGCTTGTCGAGGCGAGCCAATCGGCCCAGAAGGAAAACGCCAACGCTCGACCGCTGCCCGTTTACAAGTATCTTGTCTGGGGCACCACCGGCGAGTGCATGAAGTATCTTTTACGTCGCGCTCAGGAGAACAAGGACGCTGTCCAGCGCACCAGAAACGGAAGAGACGCTATGTGGGGAGAGCTGGTCAGGCGATGCAAGAGCGTCGTTGGCATGGCATGA
- a CDS encoding uncharacterized protein (EggNog:ENOG41), giving the protein MADDIPPPADADDANLSVRFKYGIHTIFIFVDALAPFSSVTEELLAVLRERYPDGLIKSNSSPDEKTPIPDSANVTYGVLQVPTDPSRGWKVLNLGEDASNTPTKCGLKDNSIVAFAFESHDGEGDDDEEEETVFTVEWPQEDEELYDERA; this is encoded by the exons ATGGCAGACGATATCCCG CCGCccgctgatgctgatgatgcgaACCTCTCTGTGAGATTCAAATACGGCATCCATacaatcttcatcttcgtcgacgCCCTGGCTCCATTTTCATCCGTGACCGAAGAGCTATTGGCGGTTCTTAGAGAGAGATACCCCGATGGTCTAATAAAGTCAAATTCATCACCAGACGAGAAGACGCCGATACCAGACTCAGCAAATGTCACATATGGCGTTCTCCAGGTGCCTACCGACCCCTCCAGAGGATGGAAGGTGCTGAAccttggagaagatgcttCCAACACCCCGACAAAATGCGGACTGAAGGACAATAGCATTGTTGCGTTTGCGTTTGAGagccatgatggcgagggtgatgacgacgaggaagaagagacggTGTTTACGGTAGAGTGGCCgcaagaggatgaagagctaTACGATGAGAGGGCTTGA
- a CDS encoding uncharacterized protein (BUSCO:EOG092D4AE2), producing the protein MSLETVVLEHAPSSYKVYLALFRNVRNSGFLHQQLLARNADFEYAFIDASTIVSRVHLLSAVFKAVNNSVNGALKTPNVHSETVVSLSASNNISEAYRRFGVSPSTTDLFVVKITFPSDSSPVPVSADAISQHLKDNVEGDIVPPTNEIVSSIADVKAIRKNYKLNGLAWLDTIKDEVVKREEIEKLVLSGMALRGL; encoded by the exons ATGTCCCTCGAAACAGTCGTGCTCGAGCACGCGCCGTCGTCGTACAAAGTCTACCTCGCTCTCTTTCGCAACGTCCGCAACTCCGGCTTCTtgcaccagcagctgctcGCGCGAAATGCCGATTTCGAATATGCCTTTATCGACGCTTCTACG ATCGTCTCGCGCGTTCATCTACTTTCGGCGGTATTCAAGGCAGTAAACAACTCAGTCAATGGAGCACTAAAGACGCCCAACGTGCATTCAGAAACGGTTGTATCATTGAGTGCTTCCAATAAC ATTTCCGAAGCATATCGACGCTTTGGAGTTTCACCGTCCACTACCGATCTCTTCGTTGTCAAAATCACCTTTCCGAGCGACAGCAGTCCCGTCCCAGTATCGGCAGACGCTATTTCTCAGCACTTAAAGGACAACGTTGAAGGAGACATCGTGCCTCCCACCAATGAGATTGTCTCGAGTATTGCAGACGTCAAGGCCATTCGTAAGAACTATAAGCTTAATGGTTTAGCTTGGCTAGACACTATCAAGGACGAGGTGGTCAAGCgtgaggagattgagaagctggTCTTGAGTGGCATGGCACTGCGGGGTCTATGA
- a CDS encoding uncharacterized protein (EggNog:ENOG41~TransMembrane:2 (i45-62o136-153i)), giving the protein MARSSGSDGILLSAPRSRAANAPQAQPAFPAESHPRLAIMTPSRLLLGSVASSFVGFTLGAVQGGQMAQLRFRAEHAHKMPDTTAGWYLYHKSKNYHAMQGGIREGFRMGLKTGFWSLMALSLESTVDRYRGSSDMFSTVVATLTVAGAFSLWHRFSLSTAARTAKYGLVFGLAYGGVQDLVGLARGRPIGYVELIRRRFGSRSREGGISDERSDDSNDANV; this is encoded by the exons ATGGCGAGATCCTCGGGCAGCGATGGAATTCTCCTCAGCGCTCCTCGATCAAGGGCTGCCAATGCTCCCCAGGCTCAGCCCGCTTTCCCTGCCGAGTCACATCCACGCCTGGCCATCATGACGCCCAGCCGCCTCCTTCTCGGCTCTGTAGCCTCCAGCTTCGTCGGCTTCACTCTCGGGGCAGTCCAAGGCGGACAGATGGCACAGCTACGCTTCCGCGCAGAGCATGCGCACAAAATGCCCGACACCACAGCGGGCTGGTATCTCTACCACAAGTCCAAGAATTATCACGCCATGCAAGGCGGCATCCGCGAGGGGTTCCGAATGGGGCTCAAGACGGGCTTCTGGAGTCTGATGGCCTTGTCTTTGGAGAGCACGGTGGACCGTTATCGGGGCAGCAGCGACATGTTTTCGACCGTCGTGGCGACGCTTACCGTGGCGGGAGCATTTTCACTCTGGC ATCGATTCTCGCTTTCCACCGCTGCTCGCACCGCAAAGTACGGGCTGGTCTTTGGCCTGGCCTACGGAGGGGTCCAGGATCTCGTGGGCTTAGCCCGTGGCAGACCGATTGGGTATGTGGAGCTGATCCGACGTCGGTTTGGCTCTAGGTCACGCGAAGGCGGCATCAGCGACGAAAGGAGCGACGACAGCAATGATGCCAATGTCTAG
- a CDS encoding uncharacterized protein (EggNog:ENOG41), whose protein sequence is MPLSLNFLIRPSFITSRCIQVRKNHHIAAMSKTEGATYTHGHHASVLRSHTWRTAANSAAYLLPHLKPDMKVLDVGCGPGTITVDLAAKYVPQGHITGLENAAGVLVQARELAKEKGVTNVEFVEGDANALQFADETFDVVFCHQVLQHVKDPVNILREMRRVAKTGGIVAARESDFGGFIWYPAVEDMEDWLAFYSANARSNGGEPNAGRMIHTWAKKAGFSPSAVTSGSSTWCYSTKEEVAWWSGLWAERTVASSFAKTAIENGTGTQERLEKASAAWRNWGNEEEAWFSVLHGEIICRK, encoded by the coding sequence ATGCCTCTCAGCCTCAATTTCCTCATCCGCCCATCCTTCATCACCTCTCGTTGCATACAAGTCAGAAAAAACCACCACATCGCTGCCATGTCCAAGACCGAGGGCGCCACTTACACGCACGGCCACCATGCCTCTGTGCTGCGCTCGCACACCTGGCGCACGGCAGCCAACTCGGCCGCCTATCTTCTTCCCCATCTCAAGCCGGACATGAAGGTGCTCGACGTCGGCTGCGGCCCGGGAACCATCACCGTCGACCTGGCTGCCAAGTACGTGCCGCAGGGCCACATCACGGGCCTGGAGAATGCCGCCGGGGTCCTGGTGCAGGCCCGCGAACTtgcaaaggaaaagggcgTGACAAACGTCGAATTTGTAGAGGGAGACGCCAATGCGCTGCAGTTCGCCGACGAGACCTTTGACGTGGTGTTTTGCCACCAGGTGCTCCAGCACGTCAAGGATCCCGTAAACATCCTGCGGGAGATGCGAAGAGTGGCCAAGACGggcggcatcgtcgccgcGAGGGAGTCcgactttggcggcttcaTCTGGTACCCCGCCGTGGAAGACATGGAGGACTGGCTGGCATTCTACTCGGCCAACGCGCGGTCCAACGGCGGCGAGCCCAACGCAGGCCGCATGATCCACACCTGGGCCAAGAAGGCGGGCTTCTCGCCGAGCGCCGTGACCAGCGGCTCAAGCACCTGGTGCTACAGCACAAAGGAAGAGGTTGCGTGGTGGAGTGGCTTGTGGGCAGAGAGGACCGTGGCGTCGTCATTTGCAAAGACGGCGATTGAGAATGGCACGGGGACCCAGGAGAGGCTGGAGAAGGCTTCGGCGGCTTGGAGGAACTGGGGtaatgaggaggaggcgtggTTTTCCGTTCTTCATGGCGAGATTATTTGCCGCAAGTAA
- a CDS encoding uncharacterized protein (EggNog:ENOG41), translating to MSRGDSIPRYTYAMDFNPMDEQSPLTDFWQMNDGLDSEDAAVIASLATQALQSKFGYEYEDSIGVNGQAEVANYTESRSSPQSQYSAFAHEEPAESFRGLMEDHDRGAQFSGQDATSEYDLEPAARGRVLDNVAGIEEPAVFLRDSDLSDPLYSLLNVSADMDEMRGTMTASQIVNEVLRSSEIAAAQSQMDVNIQALHSQAAQLTPPDSESPSIVAEERDHRDLEEDFLTSVSGQHGDCEPENVVIEETSLDTKAQQQLQLMAESNERPTMDEGRQPSPPRPAPRKVGRPRKSDAAVEPPDLAPKESGVTEIAVHEKVPIEGDEVVEPAVVDEAEINRAEETPAARRRGRPRKSEIPELTRASSTKQGPGRPPKLVAPEVASEWTPTTGKRGRPRKSDVEDRSQVHTKESDISIEEAPIATSAPGKRGRPRKSEVENEPQVHAKESDIPTEETSAATPAVTPAAAKRGRPRKSEVENESQVHTKESDIHAEEAPAATPAAAKRGRPRRNTLVDVSQAPTNESQLPAVEASVSTPSLTKRGRPRKSEVVNTAHNPTDEHTLAATEAASSTPAPSRRGRPRKSEVVSTAQNLTDEHALSAAETATSTPAPSKRGRPRKSDAAQESANEPQPSIVETPTVTPASGKRGRPPKNARASATTTEARAVPEVQAESEISTTADIAAPTTETIEQRNPPSQQDDALEGLHTYSPPTAPAQKRGRGRPSKNDISVNTATGLETATNDEEAEPQGSKSEHMADVVEDIAVDGNSGPEAVQEDIEATPARKRGRPKSSAANKPSLMIPAPVTASAKKRGRPPKAATTADSAEKLEEPSQPEAQGSEERMAKRRRTDSDIIMEDPPKEPQPEVQEERPASVRERRVSFAAGTKAPKELVPIKFTRRNSDSAGSRPGFISINIQRKPQFGQADSSKGTAGLEMPEKRTVTQQTELFISGLPKPTIESVFDRKKLGKRPKTYGKRLKK from the coding sequence ATGTCGAGGGGCGATAGCATCCCCCGGTACACTTATGCGATGGACTTTAACCCCATGGATGAGCAGTCACCTCTCACGGATTTCTGGCAGATGAATGATGGTTTGGATTCCGAAGATGCTGCGGTTATTGCGAGTTTGGCTACTCAAGCTCTGCAGTCAAAATTCGGCTATGAATATGAGGATAGCATCGGAGTGAATGGGCAAGCCGAGGTGGCAAATTATACTGAGAGCCGGTCATCGCCTCAGTCTCAGTATTCAGCCTTCGCCCACGAAGAGCCGGCGGAATCATTTCGGGGACTCATGGAGGATCACGACCGCGGCGCACAGTTTTCGGGACAAGATGCCACATCTGAGTATGACCTGGAGCCAGCCGCTAGAGGCCGCGTCTTAGATAATGTGGCTGGAATCGAGGAGCCAGCTGTGTTTTTGAGGGACTCTGATCTCTCTGACCCCCTCTATTCTTTACTGAATGTGTCTGCAGAtatggatgagatgagaggcACCATGACGGCAAGCCAGATTGTGAATGAAGTACTTCGAAGCTCAGAAATAGCGGCGGCGCAAAGCCAGATGGATGTGAATATACAGGCACTTCACTCGCAGGCGGCACAACTGACGCCACCCGATTCAGAATCTCCTTCTATCGTCGCAGAAGAGCGCGATCACAGAGATCTGGAGGAAGATTTCTTGACCAGCGTCAGTGGACAGCATGGCGACTGCGAGCCCGAAAATGTCGTTATAGAAGAAACTTCACTGGATACCAAGGCACAgcaacagctccagctcatgGCGGAATCTAATGAGCGTCCAACCATGGATGAAGGCAGACAGCCGTCCCCACCTCGACCTGCTCCGAGAAAAGTCGGGCGCCCACGGAAAAGCGATGCAGCAGTAGAGCCGCCAGATCTGGCACCGAAGGAATCTGGGGTCACTGAGATAGCTGTGCACGAAAAAGTTCCCATTGAAGGAGATGAGGTGGTAGAGCCGGCAGTGGTTGATGAGGCCGAGATCAACAGAGCTGAAGAGACCCCAGCTGCTAGAAGGCGGGGACGGCCTCGCAAGAGCGAGATCCCAGAGCTGACGCGAGCATCGTCAACGAAGCAAGGACCAGGTCGGCCGCCAAAGTTGGTAGCTCCTGAGGTAGCCAGTGAGTGGACGCCTACTACAGGCAAACGAGGCCGGCCTCGGAAGAGTGATGTGGAAGACCGGTCACAAGTGCACACCAAAGAATCCGATATATCCATAGAAGAAGCACCGATTGCGACATCTGCTCCAGGCAAAAGGGGACGACCTCGGAAGAGTGAAGTGGAAAACGAGCCTCAAGTACACGCCAAAGAATCCGATATACCCACAGAAGAGACATCGGCTGCGACACCGGCTGTAACACCGGCTGCAGCCAAAAGGGGACGGCCTCGGAAGAGTGAAGTGGAAAACGAGTCACAAGTACACACCAAAGAATCCGACATACACGCAGAAGAGGCACCAGCTGCAacaccagctgcagccaaaAGAGGACGACCTCGGCGGAATACCCTGGTAGACGTATCACAGGCGCCAACTAACGAATCTCAGCTACCTGCAGTTGAAGCATCAGTTTCAACACCATCTTTGACCAAAAGAGGACGGCCACGGAAGAGCGAAGTGGTTAACACAGCACACAATCCCACTGATGAGCATACATTGGCCGCCACCGAAGCAGCAAGCTCAACGCCAGCACCGAGCAGACGAGGGCGGCCACGAAAGAGCGAGGTGGTGAGCACAGCACAAAATCTTACCGACGAACATGCACTATCCGCTGCCGAAACAGCAACTTCAACACCAGCTCCGAGTAAAAGAGGACGTCCGCGAAAAAGTGACGCGGCCCAGGAGTCAGCCAACGAGCCTCAGCCATCCATTGTCGAAACACCAACCGTAACGCCGGCTTCGGGCAAAAGAGGACGACCGCCAAAAAATGCCAGGGCATCAGCCACTACTACCGAAGCGCGTGCGGTGCCAGAAGTACAAGCAGAATCTGAAATATCAACCACTGCAGATATCGCAGCGCCTACTACAGAAACCATAGAGCAACGAAATCCACCTTCTCAACAAGATGATGCGTTGGAAGGACTACATACTTATTCTCCACCTACAGCACCTGCCCAGAaacgaggcagaggcagaccGTCCAAGAACGATATCTCGGTTAATACAGCTACGGGCCTAGAGACTGCCACAAATGATGAGGAAGCTGAGCCACAGGGATCGAAGTCTGAGCATATGGCAGATGTAGTAGAGGACATAGCTGTGGATGGGAACTCTGGGCCTGAGGCGGTACAAGAAGATATAGAAGCGACACCTGCAAGGAAACGGGGCAGGCCAAAATCTTCAGCTGCGAATAAGCCTTCACTTATGATACCTGCGCCTGTCACGGCTTCAGCGAAGAAACGTGGTAGGCCACCAAAGGCAGCTACTACCGCGGATTCGGCTGAGAAGCTTGAAGAACCTTCCCAGCCGGAAGCTCAAGGGAGCGAAGAACGCATGGCTAAACGAAGGCGCACGGATTCTGACATAATCATGGAAGATCCCCCCAAAGAACCTCAACCAGAGGTTCAGGAAGAACGGCCGGCAAGCGTGAGAGAGCGGAGAGTATCATTTGCAGCAGGCACCAAAGCACCGAAGGAGCTAGTTCCGATCAAGTTTACGCGACGCAACTCTGATTCTGCAGGGTCAAGGCCAGGTTTTATTTCCATCAATATACAACGAAAACCACAGTTTGGACAGGCGGATAGTTCGAAGGGGACTGCAGGTTTGGAGATGCCTGAAAAGAGGACGGTGACGCAGCAAACCGAGCTGTTTATATCTGGGCTACCGAAGCCCACGATCGAAAGCGTGTTTGACAGAAAGAAGCTTGGGAAGAGGCCTAAAACGTACGGTAAACGGCTTAAGAAGTGA